Below is a genomic region from Lemur catta isolate mLemCat1 chromosome 15, mLemCat1.pri, whole genome shotgun sequence.
cctccccatccaccTCGCAGgaagccccccgccccccaccccggccgCTCGCTGCGCCTCCACTCCCGGCCTCGGCCTCGTGGTTTCCGGGGAGAGCGCCTGACAGCCTCGCAGCTTCCTcggtggggcggggccggccaggcatgcaggagaggctggggggTCCCCGCCCCGCGGAACCTGCCCTACCGGGCGCGGATTATTAGGAAGGAACACCCCTGCCCCGCCAGGGCCCGGGCGTGCTGtgcccggggggggggggtgagaaGGGACAAAGGTCACCCGCTGGCGTGCGGGGACCGCGGGGGGCTAGCCCCACCCGCGTGTCCGCGCCGCTCGCCGCTGCACTCGCTCCTCCACTACCCAGATCCCGGGGATCGCCAGCGCCGTGGGCAGCGCCAGCCCAAAGGCCCTGGGGGCGGGGATGGCTCTGCCCCCCCCCGCAGGAATTCCCCTTTCCAGCTCAGTGCCTCCCGACTTCCCGGGGAGCCGGGTCACCCTCCTGCGCCGGCGCCGGGCCCGCGAAACCAGTCCACTCTGCTTGTGCGAAGGGTGAGCGCGGGACGCGAAGCTTTGGTCCCGACCGAAGGcggaagagggtggggagaggggagaactACCTACCCGGACCTCCGACATTCCCTCCACGCTTAtctcaaacaacaaaaatgcacCTTCAACATCtccatttaatatttacattcaaGCAGGTAATAATTGGAAGCTTATAGTTTAGACATTTCTAGTAGCAGCAGTTTCTAGAGAGCTCCTTTAGCCttttaacaaacttttttttttttttgcacatagaAACAACACATCCATGTGTACagtatcaaaaaatatataccaagGTTACTGGTATTGCAGTTCCTGGAAAGGGGAGGAAATGAAATCAACCAAAACACTGTAGGGGGGAGTCAACAGAAAATAGTTTGTCTGATATAGAATATAACATGATCTAGAGGAAACTCCATAAATCTaggtttttatatttcaatatataaatacctacaaataaatatatatatagcagcCCGAAGGGGGGTGTTCGGGCCTTTTGAGCTCAGACAATACATTTCAATAATAACACCACGTACAAAGAGGGTAGAGTCAGCACTTGACAAGTTAGCACGGTTAAAATATAACACTATAGAACTCTGAGGCCGCCACGCGCGGCTGCCTTGTCAGTCCCGGAGGtccacaggggaggaggggacggtgAGCGCGAGACCCGCAGGCACCAAGTGGAAGGAGCCTCCGCGGGATCCGACAGCCAGCCAGCCGCCCTCCGAGGGACGTGGTTACCACGGTCCGGAGTCCTCACCCCGGGGCCAGCCCAGATCTCCCGGGGTTGGCACGAGGAAAGCCGGCCCGAGGCCCCAGGTGCTAAGCACCCCGCGGAATGGGGCTTCCCCTTCCGACGCCCTCCGGCTACACTGTCACGTACTCCTTGAATGTAACGGTGAGGCAGTTCGCGGTAACGTCGGTGATAATTATATTCCCAAAGAAGGGCTTGAACTCGCTCAGCGGCTCCCCGGGCTCGTCCTGGGCCTCGGCCGGAGGCTTCTCCGCTGCCGTATCGGTTGCCGCtgccaccgccaccgccgccggCGCCTCAGGCTTCACGTGGAGGGAGATGGGCGGCTCCCCGGCCTCACTGCGCGTCTTGACGCAGCGCAAGTCTATGGGCTCGTCCAGGTCCGAGTCCAGCAGGATGACCTCGGGCTGCGGGAGGGCGGCGGCGGGAGCGGGTGGCACGTCGGCGGGGTGCTCGGCTGCAGGGCTGCCCCCCAGGCAGGTGGGGGTGCTGACGCTGCGCGCGGTCAGGCGCTTCTTGCAGGGCTCGCGCTCGCCGTGGGTCTCGGACAGGCAGCGCTTGCGCGCGTGGGAGAGATTCAGGCCCAcagcgtggtggtggtggtggtggtgatggtggtggtggtggtggtgggaagaaGGGGGGTGCGTGCCCCGGGCCGGGTCCCAGGCCAGCAGGTCGGGCTTGGTGGTGAGCTGCAGGGGCTGCTCACCAAAGGCCTCCTTGGTCGGGGAGAGCTTGCGGGAGCTGGCGTCCTGCGGCTGCGGGTCGCCCGCCCCTGgagcctcttcctccctcctcttggAGGGCACTTCCGCCTTCTTCTCCTCCGTGCCCGCTGCCTTTTTAAAAGTCCTGTCCCCAGGGGGGTGGCGTTCCTCCCCGGCGCGCTTCTTGTGGCTGGGGGAGCGGGCCTCGCCCTCGGCCGCCTCCCCCGACTTGATCTTCACGGCCTGCATGCCGTTCTCCATGTACTTGCTCATCACGATCACGATGCGCCCgttcttgtttttgttcttgACGATCTTCATCTTTCCCCCAATCCCGTTGCCCGTCACAGCCTCCTTGGGGGCCGGCGTCATTCCATTGGGGGGGCCCTTCTCGGGGCCTTTGCCCGGGGTGCCAGCTGCACTGGCAAGGGGCTTCACGGCTCCCAGGTAGCCCTTGGCCCCGGTGCCGTGCGCCCACTTGTCGGGTGGGTGGCTCTTGGCCCCCAGGTccgggcaggtggggctgggtgcCTCCTTGTGGCCACCCTGGTACTGCAGGTCGTACATTTTGGGGTCGGGCTGGTAGGGGTGGTGCTTCTTGCTGTTGAGCTGGTAGTAGTACTTGCCGCCCTTGCCAGGCGGCGGGGGCTTGCCCGCCCGCTCCTTGCTGTGCGGCTGGTACTGGTGGTGCTTCTTGCTGTTGAGCTCGTACTGATGGCCCTGGCCCTTGCCCTGCGTGCCCAGCTCCAGCTTGGCACGGTTGTCAGTGGAGGAGTCCTGGAGTCCGGTCAGTACATTGGAGCGACGGGCAAAGGTGGGTACCTGAGGGAATGGGGTAGGGGAGGTGAGTGGAGGGAGAAGGCCAGCCCCACAGGATGCTGGGAGCATCAGAGGGTCCCAGCCCCCACCGGTTTGCAGCTGTGTCATGGGGGCGGGGTAGGGGAGGCCTAGTAGAAAGGAAACAGAATTGGGGTGTTTGGGAGGAATTGCCCTGGCCCTCCGGCCCTGGGGGCAGCTATGGTGGCAAAGTCAAGGGAGGGGCTCGAGTGCAGCCCTGGGTCCCGCTGCATGTATTCACCTGCACAACCAGTGGTTTGGGCTTTGGCCCTCTCTTCCGATATCCCATCAGCTGCTCCTGCCGTTCCCTGGGGGGAGGGAACAGAGGGCAGTGCTGTTAGCCTCAATGTCACTTCCCCTTCTCCTTACTCCCCAAAATTCGATGACAGCACCCTCCCTTCAGAGAGCATCAGGTAGGCTGCCAACAGGACAGGAAGGGATAAAGAGCTCCAGGCAGAAGGTTGCCTCTGTCACCAGCTGGGTGCGTCATCCAGGTCCCGGAGCCCGCTTAAGCTGGCACTAACCCTCATCTGCCCAAGAGGTCCTTGACAAAGGACTCTCTCACTTCTGATGCCCGCACCTGAGCTGGCACCCAAAGCCTTGCCTACGTGCTCAGGAGGCAGCAGCTCAGGGCTGGACCTCAGGCACTGGTGCCCACAACCTCGGGCCTGTGGCTCCGCGCAAAGTGGAGTGGATGGGGGTCCAGGGAATACAACCAAGTCCAATGAGGTGTGCACGGACCCCGTCCCTCCCGTTAGAAGCACGGGATGCTAATGACCTCATTAAGATTCAGATAACGAGTGCCGCCGGCAGAAGGGAGGACTCATTTTCTTAAAGGCCAGCACTAAACAGGGGGAGGGGCTGCGCCCTTGTTTACACAGAGGCAAATGAGCCAAttaggggctgggggtgggggcaggccaCCGAGGCCAGGGTCTGGCCAGGTTTGCAGCCACCTGGTGAACTGGCTCTGCTCCGCTGGCTGAGCAGGTGGGCGGGGCGGGGACGCGCGGAGAGGCCCCGCCTCCTTGTTGCAGCCCGGCTCCCAGCCGCCTCAAttccaaattattaataaagccCACCGGCGGCAGCTCTGGTCATTATAGCCACCAGGCTTCAGTCTGCCGGGCCAGCCTAACGGTGACCTGCGGCTGGGGATGGACCGTCCCAGGCACAGCCCAGCCCTTCATGGGAGAAGGAGGTGCATCTTCAGCGTTTGCCAGTTTTAGCCCACATCTGGGCCAGAAACCGGCTCTCCAGCGACCCTAGTCACCACCCCATACCCTCCAACTGCTCGTGGGCTAACCCACAGGAGTTCCGCCACTGCCCTGGGGCGGGGCCGGCCTGACTCCAAAGTTGCGTGGCATTGCAACAGCCTGCGCTTTAAATTCTTTGGGGACTCATTATGCAACATGGCATCAGCCGCTGACATGGTTACAGGGCGGTGAACTCCCAGGTGGAGTCGGGCAGGATCCCCGCTCGGCGCCACCCCGCGTTGCGGGAGAGCAACTTCCCCAGCAGCGGCTTGCTCAGAGGGTCTACAGTTTAGAGTTTTAGCGCCAAACGAGTCACaggaaataatgcaaaataaaagggggaggagggatggaaggCAGCGGGTGGCCGAGCTCTGagggctcctgctgctgctcctcctcctcgccCTTCCCCCTTCTATCCTCCCCGAAACAGAGAACCGCAGCCACCACGGCGAATCCAGCTGCAGCAGCTGCGGCGTGACAAGCATCTGCGCGCAGAAGGATGAGCCCCTCGGAAAAAGCCACCCCTTCACCATCAGGCagcacccaccccagcccctgggccaaaCTCCCCCTGTCCTGAGGATGGGCACCGTGCCCCACCAAAAAGCCCAGTCAGGGGTGTGTGAAGCCAGACAGAAGAGACCTGGAGCCAGACAGAATCTACTCCCAGCCTAGCCCCAGCTCCCTGGGGGGTGAGGGTGTGGGCGTAAGGCCTTGTCAACTTTTCTCCAGCCGCCAACAGGTTAAGTTCAGTTCCGTGACGTCCGGGCAGTTTCACAATGCCAGCTCCTCGGAGCTGCACCGCAAGGTGCCAGTGCCAAGCGGCCAGTGGCTGCAGGAAAGCAACACCTAGGCTCCGGGGGTGGGGCTCCAAGGTTGCAACAGGAGGGGGCTGCGGAGAACGCCGCGCAGCCCGGAGTTCTCTCGGTGGCTGCAAGGCCACCGCATACACCCTTCCCAAAGTTTCCCCCAAACACAAGCCTCATCTTTCCTAcctctgccccgcccccacccccaagctgCAGCAACTGCCAAGGACATTGGTTGGAGGAGCCGAGGCCACCGCCGTTGCCCGTTCAGGCCAGTTGGGGGGCGCTCACCTGTTCTGGAAGGCGATCAGCAGCCTGGGATCCAGGATGTTCTCCTCGGGTTCCCACGTGTTATATCTTGCAAGGGAAAAGGGAGGGGGACACcgtgtaaaaaaaagaaaaaagaaccagcTTTGCGGCCTCCAGGTGGGGAGTGACATAAGGCCCTACTCTGTCTTCATGAACCGAAAGCTATTTGGCTGTGTATGTGGAGGGTGGAGGGTAGATTTCTGCAGGCCTGACACGGTCCCTACAACCtcgtccccccccaccccaatcaaaataaacacacaagggcaggaagaaaggggaaagggaaggaaaatggaaCCAGCAGTTTATTTTGCAGTTGTCAAGAATTTTAAGCATGTTACTGCGACATGTTCCAAAGCCACTTTGCTCACCAGGAACCCTGCGTGCAAAGCAGCCCAAATGCAAAGTCgcagtctcctcctcctcctctccccagccccgaGTCTCCGAGAGGGCTTCAGCCTTTCTCCATCTGACCCCTAATCGGATAACCAACAGCCGAGCggcccccccacacaccccctcGCGGCTCTGGAGCCCGCTGTCACGGGCAAGCAAACCCCAAATACTCAGCAACACAAAAATATgcttcagtgtgtgtgtgtgagtgtgtgtgtgtgtgtgtgtgtgtgcgtgcctgcGCGTCTCTCTCCATCCGGTGCCTTCGCatttcaaattaaagaaaaaaattctccacCAAAAGCGCTGCAGTGACAGTTCCCaacattttctgccttttttcttcccctccctgcaccACTAGGAGGGAGGAGGCACACAATTGCAATTTCGtcgctttttaatttttttttttttttttggttttgcaaTATGGAGCCGTTCGgtggagggaaaggggaaaggagcCATTTTCTGCTGCACATCAGTCAGTGCCtgcgccctccctccctccgccgGCCTCCCCGGCTCGGCCCCGCGTCTCTCCAGCTCCTCCGGCTCCTTTTAGTGCATAAATTAGTGATGGCATTTCCCGGAGAGCGGAGCACAACACAGGGCGCCGGGCTCGGGCTCGGCGGCTCGGCTTCCCCAGTGCCTGCCACCgacttccccaccccctcctccctccaccccacctccaccccgcCTCCCGTCcgctccccccaccaccccaccagCTCGGCGGGTCCGGCAGCCCcgcgccccggcccccgcccgtCCTCCGCCCTCCGCCGCTACTTACTTGGGGGACCAGCCTCTCCATTTCACCAGATACTCCACTCTGCCCTGAGGGGAAGAGACAGCACTCCATCAGCTTCCGCGGGATCCCCGGCTCCGGCCcgcagcctccccaccccctccccgcctcctcGCGGGCTGCTCCGGCCGCTGCTCGCtcgccgccgcgccgccgcccccgcgccGCCCTACCTTGCGGATCCGCTTCTTCTCGATGCTCTCCACCGCGAAGACGTGCTCGCCAACAGCTGGCAGCTCCATGGCCGAGCCGGAGCGCGCCGGGGCGCGGGCGGCTGGCGCGGCTGCAGACGCTGCTGGCTCCCGCCGGCGCCCCGCTGCGGCCCCGGCCGAGATGCCCCCGCTGCCCGCGCCGCCCGCCTcaccgccgccgccgctcgcCCCGCACAGCCCGGCCGGCCCGCCTCCGCCCGCacccgccccggctcccggctCGCGCTCGCTCAGACAACTGAGCCCGGGCCGCGGCTGCACAAGAACTCATGCAAATCCCGGACGTCAGCGGGCGGGGCCTCGCAGGGCCAGCTCGGCGTCAGGGGGCGGGCCGCGCCTCGGATTGGCGCAGCCGGGCCTACCGGAGGCCCGGGGCCCAGGcggcggggggaggaggaaggacgCGGGAGGGGGCCGCCGAGGAGGAGGGCGCCGGGGAGGTGCAGGGGGAGGGATCTGCGAgcctgggagagggaggctggagggagggagcggGACCGGGGAGAAGAGGTGTGTCGGCCCGGGGCGGAGACCTTGACAGGGCCGGGAGTGTCTCGGCAGAGACTCCGCGCCCGCGGCCCGGCGCAGGGGGCTCCCCGCCTGGCCGCTCGCCCTCAGTGTGCACGGCCCCGGGACCCCTGCTGGGGCCACGGAAGCCTCCGCTGTAGTCCCGCAGATCCAGTTGCACCGAATTGCGTCATGTGCGGCTCGGGAGACTGGGGACCCGCCGGCAGGCGGCGGAGTCGGGGCAGGGGCAGCTCGTGCCCCACTCCGCGCGCCCCACCCCGAGGCTTCGGGCATTTAGAAAGGCGAGGACGGGAAGGGAAAGGGCGGGAGAGGGTACAGGACTGGGTGCAAGGAGAGCGCGAAGACGACGAAGGGGACAGAGCAGCAGCCAGCCCCGGGGCCCTGGCGCTCAAGAGCCTCGCCAGGAAGGGGCTCCCAGATACTCCACACGGCTCTGAGTTTACGCTTGGCCCTCTCACCGGCGGGGCGAGATGTCCACATTCTAGAAGCCCCCAGAGCCAAGCCCGCGAGAGGCGCGGAAGACAGGGGGGCGGGGATGCCCGGGTCTGCTTGGGGACCAGAGGGACTTCGTGGGATCCCAGGAAGGGCCTCGAAAGAGGGAGCGGGGAGGGCCGAGAAGTTGAGGCTAAGCCGGGGAAGAGCCAAGCGGTGCGAAGGCGAAGGGGAGGCGAGTGGAGTGTCCGAGGAGCCACGTATTCGTCAGGAGCTCCTGGACCCTAGTTCCCGGCCCAGGCCCTCGCTGCGGAGTAGCTGCCAGTGTGAAGTTTAGCACCTCCGGCGGCGAGACGGCGCGTTCCAGCGCGCGGCTCCTGCGTCCGGCTGGGGGAGCTGCTGCGCCCCGTGCGGCCTCCCGAGGGCGCCCCGCGCGGCCCGCGCGCTCCGTGGGGTCGAGGTGGCGGGCCTGGGAGGGGGCGCCTGGCCTGGGGTGTGTCTGGGCCCCCCATCCCCGCTCATTAAGGGCTGCGAGCAGGAAGCTTGTGCAATCTCTTGTCTGAGTGTCCACGGAGAAAGCAAAAGAGCAAAAGCCGAGGAGAGTGGAGCGAGCGAGGGGGGCGGGCAAAGAGCCATCCGGGTCTCCGCAGAATGCCGGTGGGGACGGCGCGAGGGCtcgggggagcaggggagggacgAGGTGCGGCAGCGAGCCCCAAAGCCCGAGCGGGGCTCGTGTTCTCCCAGGAATCCAGGAGAAGCCCGAAGGCTGCCTGGTGTTGAATGCACACGTTGACTCCACCATTTCATCAGCACCTCGCACGGAGGCTCCTGCTGTCCAGCGGCCGCTGCTGACCGAAGCCCACGTGGCTTCTCCCCGCAGGGGTGCTAGGGGTGAGGGTTGGCTTCTGGCTACAGCAAAGGGGCTCGTATGCGACGGAGCTCAAAGGAGCTTGAGCACAAACCTGGGATTCTCCCGGTGTTGGGGGGGTGAGGACAAGCAAAGTGTGACGATGCGTGCTTGCAGTTCCCCACCCTCCACCGGGGGCTCTCAGGGATTATAGAAGCTAGGGGGCTGGGGGTGCACTGAAAAAGATTTTTCTGCTCCTGCTGTTTGGCTTCTTCCTGGCATTCTTGCCCATGGCGAAGAAATGTCCTGTGGGACAGCTCTGTAGCCAAAGCAGAGAGGTCCCCGAAGGCCAGCGGGGAAGCTCTTGTCTGCGCGACAGTCACCCGTCCACGCTGAGCCAGCCGCCCAGGCCGTCTTCGCTGTCAGTCGGTCGGGAGGTCTGCAGCGACCTTGTCCCGGCTAGTCCCCTCGTCCGGGAAGGGGCTGGGCTTCCCGACACTCTGCCCACCCCCTTACTAGAAAATCCCCTGGAAAATCTGTTTGCAATGGGTGTTTCCGCGGCATCCAggtcgggggcgccggggagggCGAGCAGCCGCTGCAGCCTCCCTGCCGCCAGGGGCGTCGGACTCCGCTCTGTTCGCTCAGCCCAGGCCCCGGGGAGGAGGGGCGCGGCCCACGCGGGACCTCGGGGCCACACGGCGGGACCCGGTGCCCCGACGGCGAGTTTGCGCAGGAGCCGGGCTGAGCCCGCCGCTGAGCTGGGGAGGAAAGGGGGCTCCCGCTCGGCCGTAGGGCGGATCTCTTCTGGAGCCGCCTGCGCGGCGCAAGGAGACTTCAGTCTGCCCAAGACTGTGGGAGGGGCTGCCCCAAGCACTTCATAAGCCCGAGGAGACCCTGGCCACCCCCTCTCCTGGCCTTTTTGCTGACGACTCGGAAAGTGAC
It encodes:
- the CBX4 gene encoding E3 SUMO-protein ligase CBX4, yielding MELPAVGEHVFAVESIEKKRIRKGRVEYLVKWRGWSPKYNTWEPEENILDPRLLIAFQNRERQEQLMGYRKRGPKPKPLVVQVPTFARRSNVLTGLQDSSTDNRAKLELGTQGKGQGHQYELNSKKHHQYQPHSKERAGKPPPPGKGGKYYYQLNSKKHHPYQPDPKMYDLQYQGGHKEAPSPTCPDLGAKSHPPDKWAHGTGAKGYLGAVKPLASAAGTPGKGPEKGPPNGMTPAPKEAVTGNGIGGKMKIVKNKNKNGRIVIVMSKYMENGMQAVKIKSGEAAEGEARSPSHKKRAGEERHPPGDRTFKKAAGTEEKKAEVPSKRREEEAPGAGDPQPQDASSRKLSPTKEAFGEQPLQLTTKPDLLAWDPARGTHPPSSHHHHHHHHHHHHHHAVGLNLSHARKRCLSETHGEREPCKKRLTARSVSTPTCLGGSPAAEHPADVPPAPAAALPQPEVILLDSDLDEPIDLRCVKTRSEAGEPPISLHVKPEAPAAVAVAAATDTAAEKPPAEAQDEPGEPLSEFKPFFGNIIITDVTANCLTVTFKEYVTV